In Deinococcus puniceus, one genomic interval encodes:
- a CDS encoding DUF4127 family protein translates to MKLLLIPPDTRPPTLAHPLQLARMTGAAVQVPPAEALPNFFTPGNTATLRTWLLDHAAQADTLIVCLETLCLGGMIPARRVSDGLDRVLERLNVLREARALNPDLHIYAHGVVVRVAHDNDPHEEKEYYGEWGPGLRAYSVAADRHARHGEAERDALTAARAALPPHILADWVGTRERNRTLHLHALDLLAEGVLTHLSVTLDDTSEYGLAALDRRMLEARADELGVWARFDCYPGADEVPCALLTRALRRGLPPARAWVRYSGTLGAGAGLIYEDRPAGELVRAHLRGAGCVLADSVAEADFILAVNTPGLRQANLQPDWATVDTPHRHLPAFVDTIRADLEAGRAVSLADIAYPNGAERRLWTLMQPLSLAELAGFSAWNTAGNTLGSAVAFGALAAQVSDKAAHAEAMFSRVVDDVLYQAYARAEVRAHLGSPSPYDLGEARADAEAKLQELITPRIQAVWDRHWGGSGLKLELGQAHLSWPRLFTGVFPLSVSHTGETG, encoded by the coding sequence ATGAAGCTGCTCCTCATTCCGCCCGATACCCGCCCACCCACGCTGGCGCACCCGCTGCAACTGGCCCGCATGACCGGGGCTGCCGTGCAGGTGCCACCCGCCGAAGCTTTGCCGAACTTCTTCACCCCCGGCAACACGGCCACGCTGCGGACTTGGCTGCTAGACCATGCAGCGCAGGCCGACACCCTGATCGTGTGCTTGGAAACGCTGTGCTTGGGTGGCATGATCCCGGCGCGGCGCGTGTCGGACGGGTTGGACAGGGTGCTGGAGCGGCTGAACGTGCTGCGGGAAGCACGGGCGCTGAATCCGGACTTGCATATTTACGCACATGGCGTGGTGGTACGGGTAGCGCACGACAACGACCCACACGAAGAAAAGGAGTATTACGGCGAGTGGGGGCCGGGGCTGCGGGCTTACTCTGTGGCGGCAGATCGGCACGCGCGGCATGGCGAGGCCGAACGGGACGCCCTGACCGCCGCCCGCGCCGCCTTGCCCCCGCACATTCTGGCCGACTGGGTGGGCACGCGGGAGCGCAACCGCACGCTGCATCTGCACGCGCTGGACTTGCTGGCAGAGGGCGTGCTGACCCATCTGAGCGTTACTTTGGACGATACGAGCGAATACGGCTTGGCCGCCCTAGACCGCCGCATGCTGGAAGCCCGCGCCGACGAATTGGGCGTGTGGGCGCGGTTCGACTGCTACCCCGGAGCCGACGAGGTGCCGTGTGCGTTGCTAACGCGGGCGCTGCGGCGCGGCCTGCCCCCAGCGCGGGCGTGGGTGCGCTACAGCGGCACACTCGGCGCGGGCGCGGGCCTGATCTACGAAGACCGTCCGGCGGGGGAGCTGGTGCGGGCGCACTTGCGGGGCGCGGGCTGCGTGCTGGCCGACAGTGTGGCCGAGGCCGATTTCATTCTGGCCGTGAATACGCCGGGGCTGCGGCAGGCCAACCTTCAACCTGACTGGGCCACCGTAGACACGCCGCACCGCCACTTGCCCGCTTTTGTAGACACCATTCGAGCCGACTTGGAGGCGGGGCGGGCCGTGTCGCTGGCCGACATCGCCTACCCCAACGGAGCCGAGCGGCGGCTGTGGACGCTGATGCAGCCGCTCTCGCTGGCAGAATTGGCAGGATTCAGCGCGTGGAATACGGCGGGCAATACGCTGGGCAGCGCGGTGGCGTTCGGGGCGCTGGCGGCACAAGTCAGCGATAAAGCCGCCCACGCCGAAGCCATGTTTTCCCGCGTGGTAGACGACGTGCTGTATCAGGCGTATGCCCGCGCCGAGGTTCGCGCCCACCTGGGCAGCCCCAGCCCCTACGACTTGGGCGAAGCCAGAGCCGACGCTGAAGCCAAGCTGCAAGAGCTGATCACGCCGCGAATTCAGGCCGTGTGGGACAGGCATTGGGGCGGGTCAGGGCTGAAGCTGGAGCTTGGGCAGGCGCACCTGAGTTGGCCGAGGTTGTTTACGGGCGTGTTTCCGCTGAGCGTCAGCCACACGGGGGAAACAGGATGA
- a CDS encoding ROK family protein — translation MTTSPPLLALDIGGTSLRAALIRNGQITERREARTPKPSTPDAVIAAALALAAPLSAHAAALGVACAGAVAGGRVTATAVHTFPGWTDVALAERLGAGLGLPCAALNDARAAAWGEWAAGAGRDTQEFMFITVSTGVGAGLVLGGRLHLAGNGLDAELGFVSVPAAWQLGQDVPPLGQLGPLEFESSGTALGGQAVQLGFADARALCDAAEGGDLKAEAVYTRSAALMAWKIADIAALLGMTRVALGGSVGLRGGYLARVQASLALFPARYQPEVVHAELGADAGLIGAALWAGRGEGKGI, via the coding sequence ATGACCACTTCTCCCCCACTTCTCGCGCTGGATATCGGCGGAACCTCTCTGCGGGCCGCCCTGATTCGGAACGGACAGATCACCGAGCGCCGCGAAGCCCGGACGCCCAAACCGAGTACGCCCGACGCCGTGATTGCCGCCGCCCTCGCCTTGGCCGCGCCACTTTCCGCACACGCTGCCGCGTTGGGGGTGGCCTGTGCGGGCGCGGTCGCGGGCGGCAGAGTCACCGCCACCGCCGTCCACACTTTCCCCGGCTGGACAGATGTGGCCCTCGCCGAACGCTTGGGCGCGGGCTTGGGTTTGCCCTGCGCCGCCCTGAACGATGCCCGCGCCGCCGCGTGGGGCGAATGGGCGGCGGGTGCGGGCCGGGACACACAGGAATTCATGTTCATTACGGTCAGCACAGGCGTGGGCGCGGGGCTGGTGCTGGGCGGGCGGCTGCATCTGGCGGGCAACGGTCTGGACGCCGAACTCGGCTTTGTCAGTGTGCCTGCCGCGTGGCAACTGGGGCAAGACGTACCACCGCTGGGCCAGTTGGGGCCGCTGGAATTTGAAAGCAGCGGCACGGCATTGGGGGGGCAAGCCGTCCAGCTGGGCTTTGCCGATGCCCGCGCCCTGTGCGACGCCGCAGAGGGAGGGGATCTGAAAGCCGAAGCCGTCTACACCCGCTCGGCAGCGTTGATGGCGTGGAAAATAGCCGACATCGCGGCCCTGTTGGGCATGACACGGGTGGCACTCGGCGGCAGCGTGGGCCTCAGAGGCGGCTATTTGGCACGGGTACAAGCCAGCCTCGCACTCTTCCCGGCCCGCTACCAGCCCGAAGTCGTTCACGCCGAATTGGGGGCCGATGCGGGTCTGATCGGTGCAGCGCTTTGGGCGGGGCGCGGTGAGGGGAAAGGCATCTAA
- a CDS encoding HD-GYP domain-containing protein — protein sequence MFEDFDFPSYPSLGKSKLRTPALCAADSSASGSQGWSGETVPKANLMQVMLEAQPQALFLLDAAGLILEVGGAWETMTGLSADEVRGRPLLEWLRYDRAHYPAALRRGQGVLEDAELLTRHACHVVRVVWAERGPLVAGSLEALKVSAQHTFDLSERLNHTERALDDAIHLLGVSQDAWQAEHIRRIVDFAQRLAGAAGLGPSEVRAVRWGAALHDIGKARVPQEILHKPGPLNALEYEVILQHPLWGVQVLAELPFLPAQTVDAVRHHHERWDGHGYPLGLREGAIPLVARIMAIVDVFDALTSVRPYKPAWPYQDAVEHLIRESGRQFDPELTQLFVCEVLGFTHLLPRFEAQQ from the coding sequence ATGTTTGAAGACTTCGATTTCCCCTCCTATCCCTCACTGGGCAAATCCAAACTCCGCACGCCTGCGCTGTGTGCCGCCGATTCATCGGCTTCCGGTTCGCAGGGGTGGTCTGGTGAAACTGTTCCCAAAGCCAATCTGATGCAGGTGATGCTGGAAGCGCAGCCACAAGCCCTGTTCCTGCTGGACGCGGCGGGCCTGATTTTGGAAGTGGGCGGCGCGTGGGAAACCATGACGGGCCTGAGCGCCGATGAAGTGCGGGGCCGCCCGCTGCTGGAGTGGCTGCGTTATGACCGCGCCCACTACCCGGCAGCCTTGCGGCGCGGGCAAGGCGTGCTGGAGGACGCCGAACTGCTGACCCGCCACGCCTGTCATGTGGTGCGCGTGGTGTGGGCCGAGCGTGGCCCTCTGGTTGCAGGCAGCTTGGAAGCCCTGAAGGTCAGCGCCCAGCACACCTTCGATCTCAGCGAACGCCTGAACCACACCGAACGCGCTCTAGACGACGCGATTCATCTGTTGGGCGTCAGTCAGGATGCGTGGCAGGCCGAGCATATTCGCCGGATCGTGGATTTTGCCCAGCGGTTGGCAGGCGCGGCGGGGCTGGGGCCGAGTGAAGTGCGGGCCGTGCGCTGGGGAGCCGCCCTGCACGACATCGGCAAGGCGCGGGTGCCGCAGGAAATCCTGCATAAACCCGGCCCCCTGAACGCGCTGGAATACGAAGTGATTTTGCAGCATCCGCTGTGGGGCGTGCAGGTCTTGGCCGAACTGCCCTTTTTGCCCGCCCAGACGGTAGACGCCGTGCGCCACCACCACGAACGCTGGGACGGTCACGGCTACCCGCTGGGACTGCGCGAAGGGGCGATTCCGCTGGTGGCCCGGATTATGGCCATCGTGGACGTGTTCGACGCCCTGACCAGCGTGCGGCCCTACAAACCTGCATGGCCCTATCAGGACGCCGTAGAACACCTGATCCGCGAAAGTGGCCGCCAGTTCGACCCGGAACTTACCCAGCTGTTCGTGTGCGAGGTGCTGGGCTTTACTCATCTGCTGCCAAGGTTCGAAGCTCAGCAGTAG
- a CDS encoding TIGR00282 family metallophosphoesterase — MLRVLFVGDVYGQPGRRVLAAHLPTLRGPDGLRNFDFIIVNMENAAGGFGLHRDAAESALRAGADCMTLGNHAWHHRDIHALLADAESYPIVRPLNYADPATPGVGWRTFDVPTRVDGKPGPTERLTVINVLGRVFMDAVANPFRAIDEVLERPDLGSVFVDIHAEATSEKAALAWYLDGRVAAVIGTHTHVPTADTRILPGGTAFQTDAGFTGPHDSIIGAAPEGPIQRFLTERSYRYAVAEGRAELNGVALELQDNRAVSIERYRYLEADHREDDYGHSQ, encoded by the coding sequence ATGCTTCGTGTGCTGTTTGTGGGAGACGTGTACGGCCAACCCGGACGCCGGGTGCTGGCGGCGCATCTCCCCACCCTGCGGGGGCCGGACGGCCTCAGAAACTTCGATTTCATCATCGTGAATATGGAGAACGCGGCGGGGGGTTTCGGTCTGCACCGCGACGCCGCCGAATCTGCGCTGCGGGCGGGTGCGGACTGCATGACGCTGGGCAACCACGCTTGGCATCACCGCGATATTCACGCGCTGCTGGCCGACGCGGAAAGTTATCCCATCGTGCGGCCCCTGAACTACGCCGACCCCGCGACTCCCGGCGTAGGCTGGCGCACCTTTGACGTGCCTACCCGCGTAGACGGCAAACCCGGCCCCACCGAACGCCTGACGGTCATCAATGTGCTGGGGCGCGTGTTTATGGACGCCGTCGCCAACCCCTTCCGGGCCATAGACGAGGTGCTGGAACGGCCCGATTTGGGCAGCGTGTTCGTGGATATTCACGCCGAGGCCACCAGCGAGAAGGCCGCTTTGGCGTGGTATCTGGATGGCCGGGTGGCCGCTGTGATCGGCACGCATACGCACGTGCCCACCGCCGATACCCGGATTTTGCCCGGTGGCACGGCCTTTCAGACCGACGCGGGCTTTACCGGGCCGCACGACAGCATCATCGGGGCCGCGCCCGAAGGCCCCATTCAGCGCTTCTTGACCGAGCGCTCTTACCGTTACGCCGTGGCAGAGGGCCGGGCCGAACTGAACGGCGTGGCGCTGGAGCTGCAAGACAACCGCGCAGTGAGCATCGAACGTTACCGTTACCTTGAAGCAGACCACCGGGAGGACGACTATGGGCATTCGCAATGA
- a CDS encoding phosphoenolpyruvate carboxylase, with protein sequence MGIRNDVNLLGRTLGQVLKEQEGEAFFDLVERTRALVREVRGGGDDSELRALIGGLNEADAGNLTRAFTWYFQLVNLAEEYERVRVLSGSQGTRPQSIEGALVELKAQGVSAIEAEALLARLDLGLTFTAHPTEMRRRTIRSHLVEVARAIPDLHSQDESAVERVAAHVEAMWTTPELRRLKPTVLDEVKGGLNYVTSIAQALPALQRDLQRAFRTVYGRDTAAQVPLSFSSWMGGDRDGNPFVTPQATAGALEIHRQRAREVLLSAIKQAYADLSQEGNTEDSPDSYREELRDLHNSVRDGLPVELLPRLEALRERLRAEGQQRSADQLLTPLLTVARVFGQHLVSLDVREHSAQTGAAVAELLAAAGVEANYLALPEHAKLELLTRELRSRRPLWPAGEALTDTLETAIGPIREVQAATRLVGPRAFGHYVISMSESVSDVLEPLLLAREVGFAILPVPLFETLADLERAPQVVWELLSLPEYRAVLGDSVQEIMLGYSDSNKDAGFLAANWALHEAQRKISDVCRRAGVHWRFFHGRGTSIGRGGGPASRAILGQPAGTIDAGIRITEQGEALADKYSHPVLARRNLEQALYGLMLAAARPALDPPQEWMDALDRAARVSARAYRTLVDDADFIPFFERVTPIHEISRLNIASRPVRRPGAPTLGNLRAIPWVMSWTQNRANLPGWYGLTEGIREIGVEQARAMYADWPFFRTVLDNSQMSLAKSDPLIFCEYLTLLDNGEGTAEGSARLAEHLKYSYRDAVEAVQSVIGAELLGNEPRLRESIALRNPYIDPIHRIQVELLRRARATEHGLDEYERPLLLSLQGVAAGVRNTG encoded by the coding sequence ATGGGCATTCGCAATGACGTAAATCTGCTGGGGCGCACGCTGGGGCAAGTGCTGAAGGAACAGGAAGGCGAGGCGTTTTTTGATCTAGTGGAACGCACGCGGGCGTTGGTGCGCGAGGTACGCGGCGGCGGCGACGACTCGGAATTGCGGGCGCTGATCGGCGGGCTGAACGAGGCCGATGCGGGCAACCTGACGCGGGCCTTCACGTGGTACTTCCAACTTGTGAATCTGGCCGAGGAATACGAGCGGGTGCGGGTGCTGTCGGGATCGCAGGGCACGCGCCCACAGAGCATAGAGGGCGCACTGGTAGAGCTGAAGGCGCAGGGCGTGAGCGCTATTGAGGCCGAAGCATTGCTGGCCCGCCTTGATTTGGGCCTCACGTTTACCGCCCACCCCACCGAGATGCGCCGCCGCACCATTCGCAGCCATCTGGTCGAGGTGGCCCGCGCCATTCCCGACCTGCACAGCCAAGACGAATCGGCGGTAGAGCGTGTGGCCGCGCACGTGGAAGCCATGTGGACGACCCCCGAACTGCGCCGCCTGAAACCCACCGTGCTGGATGAAGTCAAGGGCGGTCTGAATTACGTCACTTCCATTGCACAGGCACTCCCGGCGCTCCAGCGCGACCTTCAGCGGGCCTTCCGCACGGTGTATGGGCGCGACACGGCGGCCCAAGTCCCCCTCAGTTTCAGTTCTTGGATGGGCGGTGACCGCGACGGCAACCCCTTCGTGACCCCGCAGGCCACTGCCGGAGCGCTGGAAATTCACCGGCAACGGGCGCGGGAAGTGCTGCTGAGCGCGATAAAACAGGCGTATGCCGATCTGAGTCAGGAGGGAAACACAGAAGATTCCCCCGACAGCTACCGCGAAGAGCTGCGTGACCTGCACAATTCGGTACGCGATGGGTTGCCTGTAGAACTCCTGCCGCGCTTGGAAGCCCTGCGCGAGCGACTGCGCGCCGAAGGCCAGCAGCGCAGCGCCGATCAACTGCTGACGCCCTTGCTGACGGTGGCCCGCGTGTTCGGGCAACATCTGGTGAGCTTGGATGTCCGCGAACACAGCGCGCAGACGGGAGCAGCGGTGGCCGAACTGCTGGCGGCGGCAGGCGTGGAGGCCAACTATCTGGCCCTGCCCGAACACGCCAAGTTGGAACTGCTGACCCGCGAACTGCGCTCTCGCCGCCCGCTGTGGCCTGCGGGAGAAGCCCTGACCGACACGCTGGAAACCGCCATCGGCCCCATTCGGGAAGTGCAGGCGGCGACCCGATTGGTTGGCCCCCGCGCTTTCGGACATTACGTGATCAGCATGTCGGAAAGCGTGTCGGACGTGCTGGAGCCGCTGCTGCTGGCCCGCGAGGTGGGGTTTGCCATCCTGCCCGTGCCCCTGTTCGAAACGTTGGCCGACTTGGAACGTGCCCCGCAAGTGGTCTGGGAGTTGCTGAGCCTGCCCGAATACCGAGCCGTGCTGGGCGACAGCGTGCAGGAAATCATGCTGGGGTACAGCGATTCCAACAAAGATGCGGGGTTTTTGGCGGCGAATTGGGCCTTGCACGAAGCGCAGCGCAAGATCAGCGACGTGTGCAGGCGGGCAGGCGTGCATTGGCGCTTCTTTCACGGGCGCGGCACCTCCATCGGGCGCGGCGGTGGGCCTGCGAGTCGGGCTATTTTGGGCCAACCCGCCGGAACCATCGACGCCGGAATCCGCATTACCGAGCAGGGCGAAGCGTTGGCCGACAAATACAGCCACCCCGTCTTGGCCCGCCGCAATCTGGAACAAGCCCTGTACGGCCTGATGCTGGCCGCCGCCCGCCCCGCGCTTGACCCGCCGCAGGAGTGGATGGACGCCCTAGACCGCGCCGCTCGCGTGAGTGCCCGCGCCTACCGCACCCTCGTAGACGACGCCGACTTCATCCCCTTCTTCGAGCGGGTCACGCCCATTCACGAAATCTCGCGCCTGAATATCGCGTCCCGCCCGGTTCGCCGCCCCGGTGCGCCCACGTTGGGCAACCTGCGGGCCATTCCGTGGGTCATGAGCTGGACGCAAAACCGCGCCAATTTACCCGGTTGGTACGGCCTGACCGAAGGGATTCGGGAAATAGGAGTGGAGCAGGCCCGCGCCATGTACGCCGACTGGCCCTTTTTCCGCACCGTGCTGGACAACAGCCAGATGAGTCTTGCCAAAAGCGACCCGCTGATTTTCTGTGAGTACCTGACCCTCCTGGACAACGGCGAAGGCACGGCAGAAGGCAGCGCCCGCCTTGCCGAACACCTAAAATACAGTTACCGCGACGCCGTAGAAGCCGTGCAGAGCGTGATCGGCGCGGAACTGCTGGGCAACGAACCCCGCCTGCGCGAAAGCATTGCCCTACGCAATCCCTACATTGACCCGATCCACCGAATTCAGGTGGAACTGCTGCGCCGCGCCCGCGCCACCGAACACGGTCTGGACGAATACGAACGCCCCCTGCTGCTGAGCTTGCAAGGCGTGGCGGCGGGAGTGAGGAATACGGGGTAA
- a CDS encoding NUDIX hydrolase, whose product MTPDAVQDYLPYLRRMIGTSPVNLMGAVGIILNEAGHVLLQHVAGRDVWGLPGGLCELGEPPQHTMTREVREETGLEVMEFKLLELLTTPHRHLPNGDEAYFYTAVYHVTEWQGTPVPDGIEGIELAFFSPDDLPALRGLPAHWAAKWLLARSDTS is encoded by the coding sequence GTGACCCCTGACGCCGTGCAGGACTACCTTCCTTACCTTCGCCGCATGATCGGCACCAGCCCCGTGAATCTGATGGGAGCTGTCGGCATCATTCTGAATGAAGCTGGGCACGTGCTCTTGCAACACGTGGCGGGGCGTGATGTGTGGGGCTTGCCCGGTGGTCTGTGCGAGTTGGGGGAGCCGCCGCAGCACACCATGACACGGGAAGTGCGGGAGGAAACGGGGCTGGAAGTTATGGAATTCAAGTTGCTTGAGTTACTGACTACCCCTCACCGTCACTTGCCCAACGGGGACGAAGCCTACTTCTATACGGCGGTGTACCACGTCACCGAGTGGCAGGGTACACCCGTTCCAGACGGCATAGAAGGAATAGAACTGGCTTTTTTCAGCCCGGACGACTTGCCCGCACTGCGCGGTCTGCCTGCACACTGGGCAGCGAAATGGTTGCTGGCCCGCTCCGACACAAGTTGA